From the Blastocatellia bacterium genome, one window contains:
- a CDS encoding ABC transporter permease subunit — protein MRTFGVIFRQELHQALTTFASPFILVTLTALIPPSAHIQAHFYQHALSDYALRQAAHREETTSGRLIITCPVLPLLPLSNGLVGRLPDEIVLLRESASWTPTSEDLRFLDWLFSGVDLIVIVGVLMTLMASLMTYNTVTGEREQGTLKQVLSYSLPRHTILGGKLAASVFLLTLSVFYAVSHTPL, from the coding sequence ATGAGGACGTTCGGGGTCATCTTTCGCCAAGAGCTTCACCAGGCGCTGACGACGTTCGCTTCTCCCTTCATCCTGGTGACTTTGACCGCGCTCATCCCACCGAGCGCCCACATCCAGGCGCACTTTTACCAGCATGCCCTCTCGGATTATGCCCTTCGTCAAGCGGCCCATCGGGAGGAAACGACAAGCGGGCGGCTCATCATCACATGCCCGGTCCTCCCTCTCCTGCCCCTCTCCAATGGGCTTGTCGGCCGGCTGCCCGACGAGATCGTTCTCCTGCGTGAATCAGCTTCCTGGACACCAACCAGCGAGGACCTTCGATTCCTGGACTGGCTCTTCTCCGGGGTTGACTTGATCGTGATCGTGGGTGTGCTGATGACACTGATGGCCTCGCTCATGACATATAACACCGTGACGGGAGAGCGAGAGCAGGGCACGTTAAAGCAGGTCCTGTCTTACTCGCTCCCACGACATACCATCCTGGGAGGTAAGCTGGCAGCATCGGTTTTCCTCCTCACACTCAGCGTGTTCTATGCTGTTTCCCATACACCGCTTTGA
- a CDS encoding NEW3 domain-containing protein, with product MEAVRTHARSRFSGGHVRLVGQLWLLLSCLGVLVWGQQARISDEQRRFLEVRRRQIELQAARQEVKRLEELFGQGLVPKTQLDRARTELERAQLSYQEAVLSLLALEPRLSVRQAVKSQTPDGRKFVRLTIANLTPTFDDSQFRLLQNFEGADPIPDELRRRDVQDIFVSLKDPGEAPTGSLTGTIAERSVRGTTISLPYEIHIPKLAYGEEKTLEFQLLRDVASVIVSTSYKGQTLEQVIQLQQAEGERTVTVSSTQFSQEADLGGQATYDLRLERSTVDVRSFELKAVNLPRQITYSFIDPNTQARLSQINFPAGVTEQRLGLRLFLPERADEQVRIDEPLEFWALAMDEQQAQRFQQERIYSPAEIEQSRAGCVRLVVIPRGVGRIEVSAVSLFSEIHPGEKVETTITIRNTGTRRLDNIKLTTEYPLNWRVELQPDIVPALEINRETSITLTIIPPPDVPVGDYEVRLKTESYAYGRRVPSEDKIYRVSVKAQANIWGTAGLVGGLLLLVIGIVVFGIRLTRR from the coding sequence ATGGAAGCTGTGAGAACGCACGCACGCTCTCGATTCAGCGGCGGGCATGTCCGTTTGGTGGGACAGCTCTGGTTGCTTCTCTCTTGCCTTGGGGTTCTCGTTTGGGGCCAGCAGGCTCGGATTAGCGACGAGCAGCGGCGTTTTCTTGAGGTGCGCCGTCGGCAAATCGAACTTCAGGCTGCCCGCCAGGAGGTGAAACGTCTGGAAGAGTTGTTCGGTCAAGGACTCGTTCCCAAAACCCAGCTCGATCGAGCCCGCACGGAACTGGAGAGAGCACAACTGAGCTATCAGGAAGCCGTGCTGTCGCTTCTGGCTCTGGAGCCGCGCCTGTCGGTTCGTCAGGCGGTGAAGTCCCAAACACCCGATGGGCGGAAGTTCGTTCGACTGACGATCGCTAACCTCACCCCCACGTTCGATGATTCGCAATTCCGGCTGCTTCAGAATTTCGAGGGAGCCGATCCCATCCCCGATGAACTTCGCCGGCGCGATGTGCAGGATATTTTCGTCTCGCTCAAAGACCCTGGCGAGGCGCCGACGGGCTCGCTGACGGGAACCATTGCCGAGCGCAGCGTGCGCGGCACGACCATTTCCCTGCCCTACGAGATTCACATCCCCAAACTCGCCTACGGGGAGGAGAAGACCCTGGAGTTCCAGTTGCTGCGGGATGTGGCCAGCGTCATCGTCTCGACGAGTTACAAGGGCCAGACCCTCGAACAGGTGATTCAGCTACAACAGGCCGAAGGCGAGCGCACCGTCACGGTCAGTTCCACCCAGTTTTCCCAGGAAGCTGATTTAGGCGGCCAGGCGACCTACGACCTGCGACTGGAGCGCTCGACCGTTGACGTGCGCAGTTTTGAACTGAAGGCGGTGAATCTCCCGCGCCAGATCACCTATAGCTTCATTGATCCCAACACGCAAGCGCGGCTGAGCCAGATCAACTTCCCGGCCGGAGTGACCGAGCAACGGCTGGGGTTGCGGCTGTTTTTGCCCGAGCGGGCCGATGAGCAGGTGCGCATTGACGAGCCGCTGGAGTTCTGGGCGCTGGCGATGGACGAGCAGCAGGCGCAACGGTTCCAGCAAGAGCGCATCTATTCACCGGCAGAGATCGAGCAGAGTCGCGCCGGGTGCGTCCGTCTGGTTGTCATCCCTCGTGGCGTTGGTCGCATTGAGGTCTCCGCCGTCAGCCTTTTTTCTGAGATTCATCCCGGCGAGAAGGTCGAGACGACCATTACCATTCGCAACACGGGCACGCGACGGCTGGACAATATCAAGCTCACGACCGAATACCCGCTTAACTGGCGGGTCGAACTCCAGCCCGACATCGTCCCGGCGCTGGAGATCAACCGGGAGACGTCCATCACGCTCACGATCATCCCGCCCCCGGACGTCCCCGTCGGAGATTACGAGGTGCGGCTGAAGACCGAAAGCTATGCCTACGGACGGCGTGTTCCCTCGGAAGACAAAATCTACCGCGTCAGCGTCAAAGCGCAGGCCAATATCTGGGGGACGGCGGGACTGGTGGGCGGGTTGTTGCTTCTGGTCATCGGGATCGTCGTCTTCGGCATCAGGCTCACCCGACGATGA
- a CDS encoding ABC transporter ATP-binding protein: MIEAINLTKRYEDGVLALDALNLKVNPGEIYCLLGANGAGKTTTINLFLNFIEPTAGQAFINGIDVTRDPLEAKKYVAYLPENVMLYGNFTARQNLDFFAKLGGKRNLKKDDYYRVMREVGLPERAFEQRVKEFSKGMRQKLGIAICMIKDAPALLLDEPTAGLDPASAAEFLETLVELRRRGKAILMSTHDIFRAKEIADRVGIMKEGRKVMERTREELEYENLERLYLDYMRGGIGPREEQEKR, translated from the coding sequence ATGATCGAAGCCATCAATCTGACCAAGCGCTATGAAGACGGAGTACTGGCGCTCGATGCGCTGAACCTCAAGGTCAATCCCGGAGAGATTTACTGCCTGCTGGGCGCCAACGGCGCGGGCAAGACAACCACGATCAATCTCTTTCTCAACTTCATCGAGCCGACCGCCGGGCAGGCCTTCATCAACGGCATTGACGTGACGCGCGATCCCCTGGAGGCGAAAAAGTATGTCGCCTACTTGCCGGAGAACGTCATGCTCTACGGCAACTTCACGGCGCGACAGAATCTGGATTTCTTCGCCAAGCTCGGTGGCAAACGGAATCTGAAGAAGGACGACTACTACCGGGTGATGCGGGAGGTGGGCTTGCCCGAGCGAGCCTTCGAGCAGCGGGTCAAAGAGTTCTCCAAAGGAATGCGGCAGAAGCTCGGCATCGCCATCTGCATGATCAAGGATGCGCCGGCGCTGCTTCTGGATGAGCCGACGGCCGGACTCGATCCGGCTTCGGCAGCCGAATTCCTGGAGACGCTCGTGGAGTTGCGCCGGAGGGGGAAGGCCATCCTCATGTCCACGCACGACATCTTCCGGGCCAAGGAGATCGCCGACCGCGTAGGGATCATGAAAGAAGGCCGCAAGGTCATGGAGCGCACTCGCGAAGAACTCGAATACGAAAACCTCGAACGCCTCTACCTCGATTACATGCGCGGCGGCATCGGACCGAGGGAGGAGCAAGAAAAGCGTTGA
- a CDS encoding ABC transporter permease subunit: MARTYAPARSQFGAATAPSGRRVVKTIALRELTEQLTSLRFLIITLLLVGLTPLAVYVGARDYTNRLEDYNRLVAEQQELIAGPVGKQVRGIDELFTSQNELAVLRTLRPPEPLSVLVRGLDGVLPEYWDFSPAGLIVGPPPSRAHRLADLLGQLDLEFLVRVALGLLAISLAFDAVAGEKELGTLRVALSQPISRSAFLAGKLAGGSITLLVPLITAFLLALLSAQLFDLNLLAADTLKKVALIAATSSTYLVCFYALGLVVSSLATSQKTSLVVLLVIWVVAVLTVPPLSTLVAQAISPVPPGHAVQAKKRALDEDIRRQAERAMGDIFREVTGQDRMVGTSLYLQHKEAIDRQIAPIVTNYVSKRRQLLGELERDAERRTTQQNEIARAIMALSPAAVFAGAAADLGGTGDTYAKAWLEAVRQYQSRLNAALFDDPPVVQMRLRNMSMALERLQPPPLTRLPGSVSPRRNTTAAIERALPALGSLALYTGLFIVGGFVAFARYDVR; this comes from the coding sequence ATGGCCAGGACCTACGCACCCGCTCGTTCTCAGTTCGGCGCTGCCACTGCGCCCAGCGGTAGGCGCGTCGTGAAGACCATCGCCCTGCGGGAACTGACGGAGCAACTGACGAGCTTGCGGTTTTTGATCATCACGCTGCTCCTGGTCGGACTCACACCACTGGCCGTGTATGTGGGAGCGCGGGACTATACCAACCGGCTTGAGGATTACAACCGACTGGTAGCGGAGCAGCAGGAACTGATAGCAGGACCTGTCGGCAAACAGGTTCGAGGGATTGACGAACTATTTACATCGCAGAATGAACTCGCTGTGTTGCGGACGCTTCGACCGCCTGAGCCGCTGAGCGTGCTGGTTCGAGGCCTTGACGGTGTTCTCCCTGAGTACTGGGACTTCTCCCCCGCGGGGCTCATAGTGGGGCCGCCACCTTCGCGGGCGCACCGGCTGGCTGACCTGCTGGGCCAGCTCGACCTGGAATTTTTGGTCCGTGTCGCGCTGGGTCTGTTAGCCATTTCACTGGCGTTCGACGCGGTAGCCGGGGAGAAAGAGCTGGGCACACTGCGCGTTGCCCTCAGCCAGCCGATCTCACGTTCAGCATTTCTAGCCGGCAAGTTGGCCGGTGGTTCAATCACGCTCCTGGTTCCGCTCATCACTGCGTTCCTGCTGGCGCTGCTCAGCGCCCAGCTTTTTGACCTGAATCTGTTGGCTGCTGACACCCTGAAGAAGGTCGCGCTCATTGCCGCTACATCGAGCACCTATTTGGTTTGCTTCTATGCGCTGGGTCTCGTCGTTTCCTCTCTGGCTACGAGCCAGAAAACATCGCTGGTGGTGCTTCTGGTCATTTGGGTGGTAGCTGTACTGACTGTTCCTCCGCTGTCCACTCTTGTGGCTCAGGCAATCTCGCCAGTACCGCCCGGGCATGCTGTCCAGGCGAAGAAGCGAGCGCTGGATGAAGACATCCGCCGCCAGGCAGAACGGGCCATGGGTGATATTTTCAGAGAGGTGACGGGACAGGACCGTATGGTGGGCACCAGTCTGTATCTGCAACACAAAGAAGCTATTGACCGTCAAATCGCACCGATCGTCACCAACTATGTCAGTAAGCGGCGTCAGCTTCTTGGCGAACTAGAGCGTGATGCCGAGCGGCGAACCACTCAGCAAAATGAAATAGCCCGAGCGATCATGGCGCTCAGTCCGGCGGCGGTGTTTGCGGGCGCCGCAGCAGATCTGGGCGGGACTGGCGATACTTACGCCAAGGCCTGGCTTGAAGCTGTGCGTCAGTACCAGAGCCGATTGAACGCGGCGCTCTTTGATGATCCGCCAGTGGTGCAGATGAGATTGAGGAACATGAGCATGGCGCTCGAACGGCTTCAACCACCGCCGCTGACGCGCCTGCCAGGCTCCGTTTCGCCCCGACGCAACACGACTGCGGCTATCGAGCGGGCGCTCCCGGCGTTGGGCTCGCTGGCACTGTACACTGGCCTTTTTATCGTTGGCGGATTTGTCGCCTTCGCGCGCTACGACGTGAGGTGA
- a CDS encoding DUF4198 domain-containing protein has translation MRRQVLIVSLLIGGVAVSASAHDLFLKFNTYFLPPQARVTVGLLSGTFQTSENTIDRHRMQDVSLVTPTGRLHPPISDWRDEGQTTFLDFDTREPGTYIVGVALKPREIELKAADFNAYLEHDGIPDILAERRKNNQLHQDARERYSKYAKAIFQVGEPRTGNFQTRLGYPVEIIPRQNPYALTVGQTIEFLCLKEGKPIANQFVMAGWETDGRLSPPLHTRSDSRGIARVTLQAAGKWYVKFIHMTPVKDSRVNYESRWATLTFEIR, from the coding sequence ATGAGACGCCAGGTGCTCATCGTCAGCCTTTTGATTGGGGGCGTGGCTGTTTCTGCGAGCGCCCATGACCTATTCCTCAAGTTCAACACATACTTTCTTCCGCCTCAGGCTCGGGTCACCGTGGGCCTTTTGTCGGGCACGTTCCAGACGAGCGAGAACACGATTGATCGCCATCGGATGCAGGATGTCAGCCTCGTCACGCCGACGGGCCGGCTCCATCCGCCCATCTCCGATTGGCGCGACGAGGGCCAAACGACATTTCTCGATTTTGACACCCGTGAGCCGGGAACTTACATAGTGGGAGTCGCCCTCAAACCACGGGAGATCGAACTGAAAGCGGCAGATTTTAACGCCTATCTGGAACATGACGGTATTCCCGACATCCTGGCCGAGCGCCGCAAGAACAATCAACTCCATCAGGACGCGCGCGAGCGATACTCCAAGTACGCGAAAGCCATCTTCCAGGTAGGCGAGCCTCGCACGGGGAATTTCCAGACGCGACTGGGGTATCCGGTGGAGATCATTCCCAGGCAGAACCCTTATGCCTTGACCGTCGGGCAGACCATCGAGTTTCTGTGCCTGAAAGAGGGAAAGCCGATAGCGAATCAATTCGTGATGGCCGGCTGGGAGACCGACGGTCGCCTCTCGCCACCCCTCCACACGCGATCAGATAGTCGAGGGATTGCGCGGGTGACTCTGCAGGCGGCAGGCAAATGGTATGTCAAGTTCATCCACATGACGCCGGTCAAGGATTCGCGGGTGAATTACGAATCCCGGTGGGCGACGCTGACGTTCGAGATTCGCTAA
- the xylA gene encoding xylose isomerase → MTDYKPTKEDKFTFGLWTVGNRGRDPFGDAVRPPLDPIYIVKRLSELGAYGVNLHDNDLVPIDATAAERDRIVREFKKALDDYGLVVPMATTNLFYDPVFRDGAFTSHDARVRAYALQKTMRAIDLGVELGAHIYVFWGGREGAEVDASKDPCEAIKRYREAINFLCEYVIDNGYDLKFALEAKPNEPRGDLYFPTTGSYLAFIETLDHPEMVGVNPEVGHEQMIGLNFYHVVAQAIEAGKLFHIDLNDQRFCRFDQDLRFGSESLKTLFFLVKLLEDSGYDGPRHFDAHAYRTEDEEGVWEFARGCMRTYLIFKEKARRFNADPEIQALLAEIRDADPTFGGLIGPYSREAANRLKSLTFDRRELAKKKLPYERLDQLTIDLLLGVR, encoded by the coding sequence ATGACCGACTACAAACCCACCAAAGAAGATAAATTCACTTTTGGCTTATGGACGGTTGGCAATCGCGGGCGCGATCCGTTTGGAGATGCCGTGCGTCCGCCTCTGGACCCCATCTACATCGTCAAGCGGTTGAGCGAGTTGGGGGCGTACGGTGTCAACCTCCACGACAACGACCTCGTCCCCATTGATGCCACGGCGGCCGAGAGGGATCGCATCGTTCGAGAGTTCAAAAAGGCCCTCGATGATTATGGCCTCGTGGTGCCGATGGCGACGACGAATCTTTTTTATGATCCCGTCTTTCGTGATGGGGCGTTCACGTCTCATGATGCGCGCGTCCGGGCCTATGCGCTGCAGAAGACGATGCGGGCGATTGATCTGGGCGTGGAGCTGGGCGCGCACATTTATGTCTTCTGGGGTGGACGGGAAGGCGCGGAAGTGGATGCGAGCAAAGATCCCTGCGAGGCCATCAAGCGGTATCGGGAAGCGATCAATTTCCTCTGCGAGTACGTGATTGATAACGGCTATGACCTGAAATTCGCCCTGGAAGCCAAACCGAACGAACCGCGGGGTGACCTCTACTTTCCCACCACCGGTTCGTATCTGGCTTTCATTGAGACGCTCGATCACCCGGAGATGGTGGGGGTCAATCCGGAAGTCGGGCACGAGCAGATGATCGGCCTCAATTTCTACCATGTCGTTGCCCAGGCCATCGAGGCGGGCAAGCTCTTTCATATTGATCTGAACGATCAACGATTCTGTCGCTTCGACCAGGACCTGCGCTTTGGGTCCGAATCGCTCAAGACGCTGTTTTTCCTCGTCAAGTTGCTGGAGGACTCCGGCTATGATGGTCCGCGCCACTTCGATGCTCATGCCTATCGGACCGAGGATGAAGAGGGAGTCTGGGAATTCGCCCGCGGTTGCATGAGGACGTATTTGATTTTCAAAGAAAAGGCTCGTCGCTTTAACGCCGATCCGGAGATTCAGGCGCTTCTGGCCGAGATTCGAGACGCTGATCCAACCTTTGGTGGGCTGATCGGCCCGTACTCGCGGGAGGCGGCGAATCGGCTCAAATCGCTGACCTTTGATCGGCGGGAACTGGCGAAAAAGAAGCTGCCCTACGAACGATTGGATCAACTGACGATTGATCTTCTGCTCGGCGTGCGATAA
- the xylB gene encoding xylulokinase yields MGRYTIGIDSGTQSTKTVLFDATSGEIIASHTVPHQMLPSTVAGCKEQDPTEWIRAAERSIEQVIASLSDRRQEIVAIGISGQQHGFVPLDARGSVIRPAKLWCDTTTADQCHTLIERLGGVERTIELLGNNILPGYTASKILWLKENEPHNYARLATVLLPHDYLVYWLTGRQVMEYGDASGTALLDVRHRRWCQEVIDAIDPSLIHKLPPLIPSTEPAGRLRPELARRWGVSEDVIVTGSGDNMMAAIGTGNVRPGIVTASLGTSGTVYACSDRPIIDPKGEVAAFCDATGRWLPLVCTMNVTVATEMVRRRFQLDHDQYAELAASVPPGADGLILVPFFEGERTPNCPDGTGVLFGLREATFDPAHLARAALEGVTLGLNYGVRRLRELGISATEIRLTGGGARSALWRQIVADVFACPVVCPDNEEGAAYGAALHALWVSERERGSTLTIEEVAERYVTLNETTRAFPQAAAVRIYERLQPIFESIAFDLRSVFARHRAFVTSSTERS; encoded by the coding sequence ATGGGACGCTACACGATTGGCATTGACAGCGGCACCCAGAGTACAAAAACGGTGCTCTTTGATGCGACGAGCGGAGAGATCATCGCCAGCCACACGGTCCCTCACCAGATGCTTCCCTCGACCGTCGCCGGATGCAAGGAGCAGGATCCAACCGAATGGATTCGCGCCGCCGAGAGATCCATCGAGCAGGTGATCGCATCGTTGAGCGATCGTCGTCAGGAGATCGTGGCCATTGGCATCTCCGGCCAGCAGCATGGTTTTGTTCCTCTGGACGCTCGAGGATCCGTGATCCGACCGGCCAAACTCTGGTGCGATACAACGACAGCCGATCAATGCCACACGCTCATCGAGCGGCTGGGCGGCGTGGAGCGCACGATTGAGCTTCTCGGCAACAACATTCTCCCCGGATACACGGCGTCCAAAATCCTCTGGCTCAAAGAAAACGAACCGCACAACTACGCTCGACTGGCGACGGTTCTTTTGCCCCACGATTATCTCGTCTATTGGTTGACGGGGCGACAGGTCATGGAATACGGTGATGCCTCGGGGACGGCGCTTCTGGATGTGCGCCATCGCCGGTGGTGCCAGGAGGTCATTGACGCCATTGATCCGTCGTTGATCCACAAACTCCCGCCGCTCATCCCTTCGACCGAACCGGCGGGACGGCTGCGTCCGGAACTGGCGCGGCGATGGGGAGTGAGTGAGGATGTGATCGTCACCGGCAGCGGCGATAACATGATGGCCGCCATCGGCACGGGAAACGTACGACCGGGAATTGTGACAGCGAGTCTGGGAACCTCAGGCACAGTTTACGCTTGCTCGGACAGGCCGATCATTGATCCCAAAGGCGAAGTGGCGGCCTTCTGCGATGCGACAGGACGATGGTTGCCGCTCGTGTGCACGATGAATGTCACGGTGGCAACGGAAATGGTACGGCGGAGATTTCAGCTCGATCACGATCAGTATGCCGAACTGGCGGCATCGGTTCCGCCCGGAGCTGATGGATTAATTCTCGTCCCGTTCTTTGAAGGGGAGCGCACGCCCAATTGTCCCGACGGGACGGGTGTCCTGTTCGGCCTCCGGGAGGCGACGTTTGACCCCGCACATCTGGCGCGGGCGGCTCTGGAAGGCGTCACCCTGGGACTGAACTATGGTGTGCGACGGCTGCGCGAGCTGGGGATCTCGGCCACGGAAATTCGCCTCACCGGCGGAGGAGCGCGAAGCGCCCTGTGGCGACAGATCGTGGCGGATGTTTTCGCCTGTCCCGTCGTCTGCCCGGACAATGAGGAGGGAGCCGCCTACGGCGCCGCCCTTCATGCTCTCTGGGTGTCGGAGCGGGAACGCGGAAGCACGCTCACCATCGAAGAAGTGGCCGAGCGCTACGTCACCCTCAATGAGACAACGCGAGCCTTCCCCCAAGCCGCTGCCGTGCGCATTTACGAACGGCTCCAGCCGATCTTTGAATCCATTGCATTCGATCTGAGATCGGTCTTCGCTCGGCATCGAGCCTTTGTGACGTCTTCCACCGAACGCTCTTGA
- a CDS encoding aldose epimerase family protein → MSMGPMAADAAQKITRQRFGRTAEGIPVDLFTLTNRNGMEVKITNYGGIVVSVKVPDRNGTLGDVVLGYDTLEGYLKDNRPYFGAIIGRYANRIAKGRFTLDGREYRLAQNDGENHLHGGIKGFDKVVWKASPVRTRQGVGVRLTYRSRDGEEGYPGTVLVTVTYTLTDANELRIDYLARTTKKTILNLTHHSYFNLAGTGDILEHRLRINADLFTPVDRTLIPTGEIRSVKGTPLDFTRPTPIGARIEQKDEQLLFGHGYDHNWVLNKSDAPLTLAARVEEPRTGRVLEVYTTEPGLQFYSGNFLDGSITGKANRVYGRRAGFCLEAQHFPDSPNKPHFPSVVLSPGQQYRQTTVYKFSVSPSPGQ, encoded by the coding sequence ATGAGCATGGGCCCAATGGCAGCAGACGCCGCTCAAAAAATCACGCGCCAGCGATTCGGCCGCACGGCTGAGGGCATTCCGGTTGACCTTTTCACCCTCACCAACCGCAACGGCATGGAGGTGAAGATCACCAACTACGGGGGCATTGTCGTCTCGGTCAAAGTCCCGGATCGAAACGGAACACTGGGGGATGTCGTTCTCGGCTACGACACGCTGGAAGGTTACCTCAAAGATAATCGCCCCTACTTCGGCGCGATCATCGGGCGCTATGCCAACCGCATTGCGAAGGGACGATTCACCCTCGACGGTCGAGAATACCGGCTGGCGCAAAATGACGGTGAGAATCACCTTCACGGCGGGATCAAGGGCTTCGACAAGGTCGTGTGGAAGGCCTCACCCGTGAGGACCCGGCAAGGAGTGGGCGTCCGTCTCACCTATCGCAGCCGGGACGGTGAAGAGGGCTATCCGGGAACCGTACTGGTGACGGTCACCTACACGCTCACCGATGCCAACGAGTTGAGAATTGATTACCTTGCCAGGACGACCAAAAAGACGATCCTCAACCTCACCCACCACTCCTACTTCAATCTCGCCGGAACGGGAGATATTCTCGAGCATCGTCTGCGGATCAACGCCGATCTCTTCACTCCGGTTGATCGTACACTCATCCCCACAGGGGAAATCCGGAGCGTCAAAGGCACGCCCCTGGATTTCACGCGGCCCACACCGATTGGTGCTCGCATCGAGCAAAAGGATGAACAACTGCTGTTCGGTCACGGCTACGATCATAACTGGGTTCTGAACAAAAGCGATGCTCCGTTGACGCTGGCGGCCCGCGTCGAAGAACCGCGCACGGGGCGTGTCCTGGAGGTCTACACGACCGAACCCGGACTTCAGTTTTATTCCGGTAATTTCCTCGATGGCTCCATCACCGGCAAGGCCAACAGGGTGTATGGACGGCGGGCGGGCTTTTGCCTCGAAGCTCAGCACTTCCCCGATTCACCGAATAAGCCCCATTTCCCTTCGGTGGTTCTTTCTCCGGGCCAGCAGTACCGACAGACGACCGTCTACAAGTTCTCCGTCAGCCCATCGCCGGGGCAGTAA